A genomic segment from Barrientosiimonas humi encodes:
- a CDS encoding toxin-antitoxin system protein: MAATIKVSEELRDRINRDAQERGVTAAGLIERLLDAHERRQRMAAVGRAARSADADYWDEAHAWDVALEDPGRGE, translated from the coding sequence GTGGCGGCGACGATCAAAGTGAGCGAGGAGCTGCGCGACCGGATCAACCGGGATGCGCAGGAACGGGGCGTGACTGCCGCCGGTCTGATCGAGCGTCTCCTCGACGCGCACGAGCGTCGTCAGCGCATGGCGGCCGTCGGTCGCGCGGCCCGAAGTGCCGACGCCGACTACTGGGACGAGGCACACGCATGGGATGTCGCCCTCGAAGATCCTGGCCGCGGTGAGTGA
- the ppk2 gene encoding polyphosphate kinase 2 has translation MNLREYIDKLRIEGYTVQDAEGEDPVLITPDGKAVETWRQGYPYEELLDRETYDEEKYKLQVELLKFQYWSQEVGAKHVLVFEGRDAAGKGGTIKRFMEHLNPRSARVVALNKPSSTEQGQWYFQRYVNHLPTAGEIVLFDRSWYNRAGVERVMGFATDEEYDIFMKQAPQFERMLVDSGITVTKMWFSVTQDEQRTRFALRQIDPVRRWKLSPMDLESLDRWEEYTAAKEATFELTDKKYAPWIVVKSNDKKRGRLNAMRAFLHQFDYDGKDTDVVFAPDPKIVSRAKHTEGD, from the coding sequence ATGAACCTCCGCGAGTACATCGACAAGCTGCGGATCGAGGGTTACACGGTCCAGGACGCCGAGGGTGAGGACCCGGTCCTGATCACGCCCGACGGCAAGGCGGTCGAGACCTGGCGGCAGGGCTACCCGTACGAGGAGCTGCTCGACCGGGAGACCTACGACGAGGAGAAGTACAAGTTGCAGGTGGAGCTGCTGAAGTTCCAGTACTGGAGCCAGGAGGTCGGCGCCAAGCACGTGCTCGTCTTCGAGGGGCGCGACGCCGCCGGCAAGGGCGGCACGATCAAGCGGTTCATGGAGCATCTCAACCCGCGCTCGGCCCGGGTCGTCGCGCTGAACAAGCCGTCCTCGACCGAGCAGGGGCAGTGGTACTTCCAGCGCTACGTCAACCACCTGCCGACCGCGGGGGAGATCGTGCTGTTCGACCGCAGCTGGTACAACCGCGCGGGCGTCGAGCGGGTCATGGGGTTCGCGACCGACGAGGAGTACGACATCTTCATGAAGCAGGCGCCGCAGTTCGAGCGGATGCTCGTCGACAGCGGCATCACCGTGACGAAGATGTGGTTCTCGGTCACCCAGGACGAGCAGCGAACTCGCTTCGCGCTCAGGCAGATCGACCCGGTGCGCCGGTGGAAGCTGTCGCCGATGGACCTGGAGAGCCTGGACCGGTGGGAGGAGTACACCGCGGCCAAGGAGGCCACGTTCGAGCTCACCGACAAGAAGTACGCCCCGTGGATCGTCGTGAAGAGCAACGACAAGAAGCGTGGCCGGCTCAACGCCATGCGGGCGTTCCTGCACCAGTTCGACTACGACGGCAAGGACACCGACGTGGTGTTCGCGCCCGACCCCAAGATCGTCAGCCGCGCGAAGCACACCGAGGGCGACTGA
- a CDS encoding acyl-CoA dehydrogenase family protein: MDFTIDAEQKALRDAVRTLAERHAPQYGDGNAPVGPTDNDEKTWSALAELGALGLPFPEEDGGFGASPVEVSVVASELGRRGVRTAYADALVANYVLTKADSGSDVLEQALSGEALVLPALAEPGRAWSPLETDVTASGTGDEVKLTGTKGPVPSVATATYVVVPASTEGGLGLFLAQVPEGSGPLVQLSDTPATLLVGPDRAADVLTEALCLGIVALAGEALGAMEGALQLTTEYLKTRKQFGVPLMTFQTLTQRAADMYAELELARSTALFAAMVIAENPGDAVTASRTKVVVGQAGRRVGQEAIQLHGGIGMTAEYAVGHLAGRLAEIDRTFGDTRQHLAALASGVSDHEMVDVLA, translated from the coding sequence GGCCGAGCGGCACGCCCCGCAGTACGGCGACGGCAACGCCCCCGTCGGCCCGACCGACAACGACGAGAAGACCTGGTCGGCGCTGGCCGAGCTGGGAGCGCTGGGCCTGCCCTTCCCCGAGGAGGACGGCGGCTTCGGCGCCTCCCCAGTCGAGGTTAGCGTGGTCGCGTCCGAGCTCGGGCGCCGCGGCGTGCGCACTGCGTACGCCGACGCCCTGGTCGCGAACTACGTTCTCACCAAGGCGGATTCGGGCTCCGACGTGCTCGAGCAGGCGCTGTCCGGCGAGGCCCTCGTGCTGCCGGCCCTGGCCGAGCCGGGCCGGGCCTGGTCGCCGCTGGAGACCGACGTGACGGCGAGCGGCACGGGTGACGAGGTGAAGCTCACCGGCACCAAGGGGCCGGTCCCCTCGGTGGCGACAGCGACGTACGTCGTCGTGCCGGCCAGCACCGAGGGCGGACTCGGACTGTTCCTGGCGCAGGTGCCCGAAGGCTCCGGTCCGCTGGTGCAGCTGTCCGACACCCCGGCCACGCTGCTGGTCGGCCCCGACCGCGCCGCGGACGTGCTCACCGAGGCGCTGTGCCTCGGCATCGTCGCGCTGGCCGGCGAGGCGCTCGGCGCGATGGAGGGTGCGCTGCAGCTGACCACCGAGTACCTCAAGACGCGCAAGCAGTTCGGCGTGCCGCTGATGACGTTCCAGACGCTCACCCAGCGCGCCGCCGACATGTACGCCGAGCTCGAGCTGGCCCGCAGCACAGCGCTTTTCGCGGCCATGGTCATCGCCGAGAACCCGGGCGACGCGGTCACCGCGTCGCGCACCAAGGTCGTCGTCGGGCAGGCCGGCCGGCGCGTCGGCCAGGAGGCGATCCAGCTGCACGGCGGCATCGGCATGACGGCGGAGTACGCCGTCGGCCACCTCGCCGGGCGGCTCGCCGAGATCGACCGGACGTTCGGCGACACCCGGCAGCACCTCGCGGCGCTGGCGTCGGGGGTCTCCGACCACGAGATGGTCGACGTCCTGGCCTGA
- a CDS encoding GNAT family N-acetyltransferase: MPVTDPADLLAAYDEQLRTEAETPSAISVSASGPLRLVTFSGGRGFITYRDLGDLDEAGIRRLVPSALAHFRADPQISRVEWKTRGHDRAPGLHDALCDNGFAPGEPESIMIGDAGLLDVEVPLPEGVTVRTVSDENDVRAMSAMQDEVFGDPVTPAHADQLLARLARGDGMSLWVAEVDGQVVSAGRLEPVPGTDFAGIWGGATRPEWRSRGIYRALTAARARAALAAGKTLIHSDSTEFSRPILERAGLVKVSTTTPYEWRRS; this comes from the coding sequence ATGCCCGTCACCGACCCTGCCGACCTGCTCGCGGCGTACGACGAACAGCTGCGCACCGAAGCCGAAACGCCTTCTGCCATATCGGTTTCCGCGAGCGGACCGTTGCGGTTGGTCACGTTCTCCGGCGGGAGGGGTTTCATCACGTATCGCGACCTGGGCGACCTCGACGAGGCTGGCATCCGACGGCTGGTGCCGAGTGCGCTGGCGCATTTCCGGGCCGACCCGCAGATCTCCCGGGTCGAGTGGAAGACCCGAGGGCACGATCGTGCCCCTGGGCTGCACGACGCGTTGTGCGACAACGGGTTCGCGCCCGGCGAACCGGAGTCGATCATGATCGGTGACGCGGGGCTGCTCGACGTCGAGGTGCCGCTGCCCGAGGGCGTCACCGTCCGAACCGTCAGCGACGAGAACGACGTCCGCGCGATGAGCGCGATGCAGGACGAGGTGTTCGGCGACCCGGTGACACCGGCGCACGCCGACCAGCTGCTGGCGCGCCTGGCCCGCGGCGACGGCATGTCGCTGTGGGTCGCCGAGGTCGACGGCCAGGTGGTCAGCGCCGGTCGCCTGGAGCCCGTCCCGGGCACCGACTTCGCCGGGATCTGGGGCGGCGCGACACGACCCGAGTGGCGCAGCCGCGGCATCTACCGCGCGCTCACCGCGGCGCGGGCGCGGGCCGCGCTCGCCGCCGGAAAGACCCTGATCCACAGCGACTCCACCGAGTTCTCGCGCCCGATCCTCGAGCGGGCCGGCTTGGTCAAGGTGTCCACCACCACGCCGTACGAGTGGCGTCGCAGCTGA
- a CDS encoding OsmC family protein, which produces MDAEQLRAQQAPLREKYAADPTAAKTPVRAQGSFREPGVTATIEGFAGPVRAGLHESTGGDGSDACSGDMLLEALLGCAGVTLRAVATSMGVELRSADLRADGFFDARGTLGIDRSAPVGLTDVVVTATLDTDADDKALERLARSTERYCVVGQSLKEPARFEVRRA; this is translated from the coding sequence ATGGACGCCGAACAGCTTCGGGCGCAGCAGGCGCCGCTGCGCGAGAAGTACGCCGCCGACCCCACCGCCGCCAAGACGCCCGTCCGGGCGCAGGGCAGCTTCCGCGAGCCCGGCGTGACCGCCACCATCGAGGGTTTCGCCGGCCCCGTCCGCGCCGGGCTGCACGAGTCCACCGGCGGCGACGGCTCCGACGCCTGCTCCGGCGACATGCTGCTCGAGGCGCTGCTCGGCTGCGCCGGCGTCACGCTGCGCGCCGTCGCGACCTCGATGGGCGTCGAGCTGCGCTCGGCCGACCTGCGCGCCGACGGCTTCTTCGACGCCCGCGGCACCCTGGGCATCGACCGGTCGGCCCCGGTCGGCCTGACCGACGTGGTGGTCACGGCCACGCTCGACACCGACGCCGACGACAAGGCGCTCGAACGCCTGGCGCGCTCGACCGAGCGCTACTGCGTCGTCGGTCAGTCGCTGAAGGAGCCGGCGCGCTTCGAGGTGCGCCGGGCCTAG
- the lon gene encoding endopeptidase La — MTQNLRLPVLFLQDQVALPGMTMPIELDDQARAAVEAARAGSDGKLLLAPRVGDRYPTFAVVATIEQIGRMPGGARAAVLRAESRARIGQGVTGPGAALWVEAETVDDPQITERASELATEYKRLLVAVLERRQAWQIIDVVNGVKDPAQLADMAGWASYFTLDQRVELLEELDLEQRLEALIGWTGDHLAEQEVSDKIADDVREGMEKSQREFLLRQQLDAIRKELGEDEPEGAEDYRTRVESADLPDAVREAALREVGKLERASDQSPEGGWIRTWLDTVLELPWNERTTDRTDITAAREVLDADHHGLDDVKDRIVEYLAVRARRAERGLEVVGGRGSGAVLALAGPPGVGKTSLGESVARALDRTFVRVALGGVRDEAEIRGHRRTYVGALPGRIVRAIKEAGSMNPVVLLDEIDKVGSDFRGDPAAALLEVLDPAQNHTFRDHYLELDLDLSDVLFIATANALETIPPALLDRMELVSIDGYTEDDKVAIGRDHLLPRQLERAALGADEVTITDAALREMAANHTREAGVRQLERLIGKVLRKVATELATDKAQVPVTVEAGRLRDYLGRPRFTPESEERTAVPGVSTGLAVTGMGGDVLFVEASAPVTDEPLQPGEGGTRLTLTGQLGEVMKESAQIALSYLRAHGAEQGIDAARLRGSVHLHVPAGAIPKDGPSAGVTMVTALASLASGRLVRGDVGMTGEVTLNGRVLPIGGVKQKLLAAQRAGLKTVFVPQRNEPDLDDVPDEVLAELDVRPVSDVAEILEYALEPAAQQGGAVAA, encoded by the coding sequence ATGACCCAGAACCTCAGGCTGCCGGTCCTGTTCCTGCAGGACCAGGTCGCCCTACCCGGAATGACCATGCCCATCGAGCTGGACGACCAGGCGCGCGCCGCGGTCGAGGCGGCCCGAGCGGGCTCCGACGGCAAGCTGCTGCTCGCCCCGCGCGTGGGCGACCGGTACCCGACCTTCGCCGTCGTCGCCACCATCGAGCAGATCGGCCGGATGCCCGGTGGCGCCCGCGCCGCCGTCCTGCGCGCCGAGAGCCGCGCGCGCATCGGCCAGGGCGTGACCGGCCCCGGCGCGGCCCTGTGGGTCGAGGCCGAGACGGTCGACGACCCCCAGATCACCGAGCGGGCGAGCGAGCTCGCGACGGAGTACAAGCGCCTCCTGGTCGCCGTGCTCGAGCGGCGCCAGGCGTGGCAGATCATCGACGTTGTCAATGGCGTCAAGGACCCGGCGCAGCTGGCCGACATGGCCGGCTGGGCGTCGTACTTCACGCTCGACCAGCGCGTCGAGCTGCTCGAGGAGCTCGACCTGGAGCAGCGTCTCGAGGCGCTGATCGGCTGGACCGGCGACCACCTCGCCGAGCAGGAGGTCTCCGACAAGATCGCCGACGACGTGCGCGAGGGCATGGAGAAGAGCCAGCGGGAGTTCCTGCTGCGCCAGCAGCTCGACGCCATCCGCAAGGAGCTCGGCGAGGACGAGCCGGAGGGCGCCGAGGACTACCGCACCCGCGTCGAGTCCGCCGACCTGCCCGACGCGGTCCGCGAGGCCGCGCTGCGCGAGGTGGGCAAGCTGGAGCGCGCGAGCGACCAGAGCCCCGAGGGCGGCTGGATCCGCACCTGGCTCGACACCGTGCTCGAGCTCCCCTGGAACGAGCGCACCACCGACCGCACCGACATCACCGCCGCGCGCGAGGTGCTCGACGCCGACCACCACGGGCTCGACGACGTGAAGGACCGCATCGTCGAGTACCTCGCCGTGCGCGCCCGTCGCGCCGAGCGCGGTCTGGAGGTCGTCGGCGGCCGCGGCTCCGGTGCCGTGCTGGCCCTCGCCGGCCCGCCCGGCGTCGGCAAGACCTCCCTCGGGGAGTCCGTGGCACGCGCGCTCGACCGCACGTTCGTACGCGTCGCGCTGGGTGGCGTCCGGGACGAGGCCGAGATCCGTGGTCACCGGCGGACGTACGTCGGGGCCCTGCCGGGCCGCATCGTGCGGGCGATCAAGGAAGCCGGCTCGATGAACCCGGTCGTGCTGCTCGACGAGATCGACAAGGTCGGCAGCGACTTCCGGGGCGACCCGGCGGCCGCGCTGCTCGAGGTGCTCGACCCGGCGCAGAACCACACGTTCCGCGACCACTACCTCGAGCTCGACCTCGACCTGTCCGACGTGCTCTTCATCGCGACGGCCAACGCGCTGGAGACCATCCCGCCGGCCCTGCTGGACCGCATGGAGCTGGTCTCGATCGACGGCTACACCGAGGACGACAAGGTCGCGATCGGCCGCGACCACCTGCTCCCGCGGCAGCTGGAGCGGGCCGCCCTCGGCGCCGACGAGGTGACGATCACCGACGCCGCGCTGCGCGAGATGGCCGCCAACCACACCCGCGAGGCGGGCGTGCGCCAGCTCGAGCGGCTCATCGGCAAGGTGCTGCGCAAGGTCGCGACCGAGCTGGCCACCGACAAGGCCCAGGTCCCGGTGACCGTCGAGGCCGGCCGCCTGCGTGACTACCTCGGGCGGCCACGGTTCACGCCGGAGTCCGAGGAGCGTACGGCCGTGCCCGGCGTCTCCACCGGCCTCGCCGTGACCGGCATGGGCGGCGACGTGCTGTTCGTCGAGGCCAGTGCGCCCGTCACCGACGAGCCGCTCCAGCCGGGGGAGGGCGGCACCCGCCTGACCCTCACCGGGCAGCTCGGCGAGGTGATGAAGGAGTCGGCGCAGATCGCCCTGTCCTACCTGCGGGCGCACGGCGCCGAGCAGGGCATCGACGCGGCGCGGCTGCGCGGCTCGGTCCACCTGCACGTGCCCGCCGGGGCGATCCCCAAGGACGGCCCCTCGGCCGGCGTCACGATGGTGACGGCGCTCGCGTCGCTCGCCTCGGGGCGCTTGGTGCGCGGTGACGTCGGCATGACCGGCGAGGTCACGCTGAACGGTCGCGTGCTGCCGATCGGCGGCGTGAAGCAGAAGCTGCTCGCCGCCCAGCGGGCCGGGCTGAAGACCGTCTTCGTCCCGCAGCGCAACGAGCCCGACCTGGACGACGTGCCCGACGAGGTGCTCGCCGAGCTGGACGTGCGTCCGGTCAGCGACGTGGCCGAGATCCTCGAGTACGCCCTCGAGCCGGCCGCGCAGCAGGGTGGCGCCGTGGCGGCGTGA
- a CDS encoding 8-oxoguanine deaminase codes for MTRLWIKNPLGVFTADDTPDAPDASGGLVVENAVITEVLARGAEPSAPVEEVFDASQHVLTPGLINTHHHFYQTLTRAWGPVADAELFPWLTGLYPVWARLTPRALELATTVALAELLLSGCTTAADHHYVFPPGLDEAIDIQVSAVRRLGLRATLTRGSMTLGQDDGGLPPQSVVQPLDTILEDSARLVRTYHETGPGAQVQIALAPCSPFSVTTDAMRESARLATDLDVRLHTHLAETLDEEDFCRERFGMRTVDYLESVGWLTDRTWLGHGIHFDDEEISRLGEAGTAVAHCPTSNMRLASGIARVLELEDAGVPVGLGVDGSASNDASTMVAEVRQALYLQRLRYGASVPVHRALAWGTRGSARVLGRDDVGVLAVGNQADLALWRLDELRFSGSHDPVAALVLCAADRADRAMVGGQWRVVDGRIPDLDVDALVAEHSAAARGLISG; via the coding sequence ATGACGCGCCTCTGGATCAAGAACCCCCTCGGGGTCTTCACCGCCGACGACACCCCTGACGCACCTGACGCATCCGGCGGTCTGGTCGTCGAGAACGCTGTGATCACAGAGGTTCTCGCGCGCGGCGCTGAACCGTCGGCGCCGGTCGAGGAGGTGTTCGACGCCTCGCAGCACGTGCTCACGCCGGGGCTGATCAACACCCATCACCACTTCTACCAAACCCTCACTCGCGCCTGGGGTCCCGTCGCCGACGCCGAGTTGTTCCCCTGGTTGACCGGCCTCTATCCCGTATGGGCCCGACTCACCCCGCGCGCGCTCGAGCTGGCCACGACCGTGGCGCTCGCCGAGCTGTTGCTCTCCGGCTGCACGACCGCGGCCGACCACCACTACGTCTTCCCGCCAGGGCTCGACGAGGCCATCGACATCCAGGTCTCCGCCGTACGCCGGCTCGGACTCCGCGCGACCCTCACCCGCGGCTCGATGACGCTCGGTCAGGACGACGGCGGCCTGCCGCCGCAGTCGGTCGTGCAGCCCCTCGACACGATCCTGGAGGACAGCGCGCGGCTGGTGCGGACGTACCACGAGACCGGTCCGGGCGCCCAGGTGCAGATCGCCCTCGCGCCCTGCTCGCCGTTCTCCGTCACCACCGACGCGATGCGTGAAAGTGCCCGTCTGGCAACGGATCTCGACGTCCGGCTGCACACGCACCTCGCAGAGACACTGGACGAGGAGGACTTCTGCCGCGAGCGGTTCGGGATGCGCACGGTCGACTACCTGGAATCCGTCGGGTGGCTGACCGACCGCACCTGGCTCGGCCACGGCATCCACTTCGACGACGAGGAGATCAGCCGGCTCGGCGAGGCGGGGACGGCCGTCGCTCACTGCCCGACGTCGAACATGCGCCTGGCCTCGGGAATCGCCCGCGTGCTCGAGCTGGAGGACGCCGGGGTGCCGGTCGGTCTCGGGGTCGACGGGTCGGCCTCCAACGACGCCTCGACGATGGTCGCGGAGGTGCGTCAGGCGCTCTACCTGCAGCGGCTGCGCTACGGCGCCTCGGTGCCGGTGCACCGCGCTCTGGCCTGGGGGACCCGCGGCTCCGCGCGGGTCCTGGGCCGCGACGACGTGGGCGTGCTCGCCGTGGGCAACCAGGCCGATCTCGCGCTGTGGCGCCTGGACGAGCTGCGCTTCTCCGGCAGCCACGACCCGGTGGCCGCGCTCGTGCTCTGCGCGGCCGACCGTGCCGACCGTGCCATGGTCGGCGGGCAGTGGCGGGTGGTCGACGGGCGCATCCCCGACCTCGACGTCGACGCGCTGGTCGCCGAGCACAGCGCTGCCGCTCGTGGCCTGATCTCAGGCTGA
- a CDS encoding type II toxin-antitoxin system PemK/MazF family toxin, translating into MSELRRGAVVWVELDPVRGREQAGRRPALVVASDLYLEQVDSLAIILPATTTDRGWPNHVPLTGSRLRLSKPTYAMTEQPRTVTRDRIAEEAGQVDAATMREVDMWLRDFLALPQ; encoded by the coding sequence GTGAGTGAGCTGCGTCGGGGCGCCGTCGTCTGGGTGGAGCTGGACCCCGTCCGCGGCAGGGAGCAGGCGGGTCGGCGGCCGGCTCTCGTGGTGGCGAGCGACCTCTATCTCGAGCAGGTTGATTCCCTCGCGATCATCCTTCCGGCGACGACCACCGATCGTGGCTGGCCCAACCACGTGCCGCTGACGGGCTCGCGGCTGCGGCTGTCGAAGCCGACCTACGCCATGACCGAGCAGCCTCGGACCGTGACGCGAGACCGGATCGCCGAAGAGGCGGGGCAGGTCGACGCGGCTACGATGCGCGAGGTCGACATGTGGCTGCGCGACTTCCTTGCGCTGCCGCAGTAG
- a CDS encoding DUF4240 domain-containing protein yields the protein MRLRRRVMPEKEFWSHIDVLGGSVDEDAVARLVDRLRERGRGTPEAFAERLAQVLYDLDRQDLFEQPVQWDDDPDDHVIPLSSDTFLYLRAGLVAKGKQAVDQAIADPRTLRNRRWSDSEGLLYAAEEAAGREIDTKYDYETGRNEAYWTMPSPSEMDGPRPPVAPILSDLLDPIDGEPFEGPGVESDGGDFEPDDLDLDFDWPLWFPEIAVDGALDAVVQPLLEHGGLPADIAAQVEVRVDFGNGWQVVPQQRAGVVDEFGKVVAVGCQLDQPTAKSWPIYDQERALAAVLARCVLTVLPDAHGARQALTDVDAAGTDLLPRS from the coding sequence ATGCGACTGCGCCGTCGGGTCATGCCCGAGAAGGAGTTCTGGAGCCACATCGATGTGCTCGGCGGTTCGGTCGACGAGGACGCCGTCGCGCGCCTGGTCGACCGGCTCCGTGAGCGTGGGCGTGGCACCCCCGAGGCCTTCGCCGAGCGCCTCGCCCAGGTGCTGTACGACCTGGATCGCCAGGACCTGTTCGAGCAACCGGTGCAGTGGGACGACGACCCGGACGATCACGTGATCCCGCTCAGCTCCGACACGTTCTTGTATCTGCGGGCCGGCCTCGTGGCGAAGGGCAAGCAGGCGGTCGACCAGGCGATCGCCGACCCGAGGACCCTGCGGAATCGCCGCTGGTCCGACAGCGAGGGCCTTCTCTACGCCGCTGAGGAAGCAGCCGGCCGAGAGATCGACACCAAGTACGACTACGAGACCGGGCGCAACGAGGCGTACTGGACGATGCCGTCACCGTCCGAGATGGACGGTCCACGCCCGCCAGTTGCGCCGATCCTGTCCGATCTGCTCGACCCGATCGACGGTGAGCCCTTCGAGGGGCCCGGCGTCGAGTCCGACGGGGGCGACTTCGAGCCGGACGACCTGGATCTCGACTTCGACTGGCCGCTGTGGTTCCCCGAGATCGCTGTCGACGGTGCGCTCGACGCCGTGGTGCAGCCCCTCCTGGAGCACGGCGGCCTCCCGGCCGATATCGCCGCCCAGGTCGAGGTGCGGGTCGACTTCGGCAACGGTTGGCAGGTTGTCCCGCAGCAGCGAGCGGGGGTCGTCGACGAGTTCGGCAAGGTAGTGGCGGTGGGTTGCCAGCTCGACCAGCCGACCGCCAAGTCGTGGCCGATCTATGACCAGGAACGCGCCCTCGCGGCGGTGCTGGCCCGGTGCGTGCTCACCGTGCTTCCGGATGCTCACGGTGCCCGTCAGGCGCTCACCGACGTGGACGCCGCGGGCACAGACCTCCTGCCACGGTCCTGA
- a CDS encoding GTP pyrophosphokinase yields MRVELQRFMLEYEFGLREVETKLDILREEFLHMHEYNPIEHVSTRVKSPESILEKVARRGTAYDLMSIRREITDIAGARVTCSFSQDVYRIFDLLTQQHDVTVLRVSDYIAEPKPNGYQSLHAVVQVPVFLSSGAVDVTVEIQFRTIAMDFWASLEHKIYYKYDRNVPERILTELADAATTAAELDVRMERLHRELHGRGDPA; encoded by the coding sequence ATGCGGGTCGAGCTGCAGCGCTTCATGCTGGAGTACGAGTTCGGGCTGCGCGAGGTCGAGACCAAGCTCGACATCCTGCGCGAAGAGTTCCTGCACATGCACGAGTACAACCCGATCGAGCACGTCTCGACGCGGGTCAAGTCGCCCGAGAGCATCCTGGAGAAGGTCGCCCGGCGGGGGACGGCGTACGACCTGATGTCGATCCGCCGCGAGATCACCGACATCGCCGGCGCGCGCGTGACGTGCAGCTTCAGCCAGGACGTCTACCGCATCTTCGACCTGCTCACCCAGCAGCACGACGTGACGGTGCTGCGCGTCAGCGACTACATCGCCGAGCCCAAGCCCAACGGCTACCAGTCGCTGCACGCGGTCGTGCAGGTGCCGGTCTTCCTGTCCAGCGGCGCGGTCGACGTGACGGTCGAGATCCAGTTCCGCACGATCGCGATGGACTTCTGGGCGTCGCTTGAGCACAAGATCTACTACAAGTACGACCGCAACGTCCCCGAGCGCATCCTCACCGAGCTCGCCGACGCGGCGACGACCGCCGCCGAGCTGGACGTACGCATGGAGCGGCTCCACCGCGAGCTGCACGGCCGGGGCGACCCGGCCTGA
- a CDS encoding DinB family protein: MNLHVATERELLEGLLDVQRAEIARILDDADEAEARSRLVPSLTTPMGLVKHATFVERIWFHSRVAGVPRQELGLPDTVDESFVLTDDDTIENVRQAFLDACARSRTIAAEHELEDECMWHQGPVNLRFVYGHMIAELARHAGHGDILVEQIREARRD, encoded by the coding sequence ATGAACCTCCACGTCGCGACCGAGCGGGAGCTGCTCGAGGGCCTTCTCGACGTCCAGCGGGCCGAGATCGCCCGGATCCTCGACGACGCCGACGAGGCCGAGGCGCGCTCGCGGCTGGTCCCCTCGCTGACCACGCCCATGGGCCTGGTGAAGCACGCGACCTTCGTGGAGCGCATCTGGTTCCACTCGCGCGTGGCGGGTGTGCCGCGCCAGGAGCTCGGGCTGCCGGACACGGTCGACGAGAGCTTCGTGCTCACTGACGACGACACGATCGAGAACGTGCGCCAGGCGTTTCTCGACGCGTGCGCCCGCTCGCGCACCATCGCGGCCGAGCACGAGCTGGAGGACGAGTGCATGTGGCACCAGGGCCCGGTCAACCTGCGCTTCGTCTACGGCCACATGATCGCCGAGCTGGCCCGGCACGCCGGCCACGGCGACATCTTGGTGGAGCAGATCCGCGAGGCGCGGCGCGACTGA
- a CDS encoding GNAT family N-acetyltransferase: MAADEDPTWATHPVTPQRFEDFGDVINASRRKTHCWCLSHRCTQQQVAELGDTREDAMRALTAREPQGVVTYRDAEPVGWCSIGPREHIPRLVRSKLIRPVDDLPVWSIICVVVRGGHRRQGVTRHLLEGAVAYAGKRGAPAVEAYPVDPPGRMDTTMAFVGTRAMFEAVGFDVVGETDAVASRLPRLVMRRTPT, from the coding sequence ATGGCCGCGGACGAAGACCCCACCTGGGCGACCCACCCGGTCACGCCGCAGCGGTTCGAGGACTTCGGCGACGTCATCAACGCCAGCCGGCGCAAGACGCACTGCTGGTGCCTGTCGCACCGGTGCACCCAGCAGCAGGTCGCCGAGCTGGGCGACACCCGGGAGGACGCCATGCGCGCGCTCACCGCGCGCGAGCCGCAGGGCGTGGTCACCTATCGCGACGCTGAGCCGGTCGGGTGGTGCAGCATCGGGCCGCGCGAGCACATCCCGCGGCTGGTGCGCTCGAAGCTCATCCGTCCGGTCGACGACCTGCCGGTGTGGAGCATCATCTGCGTGGTCGTGCGCGGCGGGCACCGCCGCCAGGGGGTGACGCGGCACCTGCTCGAGGGAGCGGTGGCGTACGCCGGGAAGCGCGGCGCGCCCGCCGTCGAGGCGTATCCGGTCGACCCGCCGGGGCGGATGGACACCACGATGGCGTTCGTCGGCACGCGGGCGATGTTCGAGGCGGTGGGGTTCGATGTCGTCGGCGAGACCGACGCGGTCGCGAGCAGGCTGCCGCGGCTGGTGATGCGGCGCACGCCGACCTAG